One window of the Onthophagus taurus isolate NC unplaced genomic scaffold, IU_Otau_3.0 ScKx7SY_16, whole genome shotgun sequence genome contains the following:
- the LOC111417283 gene encoding trypsin-like → MLIFLDVYLILLLKFAHGYKDAKIFGGKNCDVTRYPFYIYLEYYVNSAKFMCGGSLLSVETVLTAGHCCADAISITAYSGFIRNNRNYDQTSNAIIPPKLHPNFTSYTLESDLCIIQLEKPFKLTKRTKLVTLSPKKMLHEMMENENESKLYELQLMGYGVNKQDDGGEYLVDDSLGFQCTNSYLRTQKKCLEEINDSTERSKYSVKTMFCHYNPENNRTKGSCEGDSGSPIIYGNTQVGLISWGPNEEVCTKRMEVAARLDVYYDWIQQNGIKKRLRGFRSGLNHT, encoded by the exons atgttaatatttttagatgtctatctaattttattattgaaattcgCCCATGGGTACAAAGATGCAAAAATCTTTGGAGGCAAAAATTGCGATGTCACAAGATACCCTTTTTAC ATTTACCTCGAGTATTACGTGAACAGCGCCAAATTTATGTGCGGGGGGTCACTTTTATCCGTTGAAACCGTTTTGACAGCTGGACATTGTTGCGCGGACGCAATCTCGATCACCGCTTATTCCGGTTTTATAAGAAACAACCGAAATTACGACCAAACCTCGAACGCGATCATCCCACCAAAATTACACCCTAACTTCACATCGTACACTTTAGAAAGCGATCTTTGCATCATCCAA ttGGAAAAACCGTTTAAGTTAACGAAACGCACGAAATTAGTTACTTTATCcccgaaaaaaatgttgcacGAAATGATGGAGAACGAAAACGAATCGAAACTTTATGAACTACAATTGATGGGGTACGGGGTGAATAAACAAGACGATGGCGGGGAATATTTAGTTGATGACTCCCTTGGGTTTCAATGCACCAACAGCTATTTGAGGACGCAAAAAAAATGCCTCGAAGAAATTAACGACTCCACCGAGCGCTCGAAATACAGCGTGAAAACGATGTTTTGCCATTACAACCCCGAGAATAATCGCACGAAAGGAAGTTGCGAAGGCGATAGCGGATCTCCGATTATCTACGGGAACACTCAGGTTGGCCTAATTTCTTGGGGGCCCAACGAAGAGGTTTGTACAAAGCGAATGGAGGTGGCTGCGAGGTTAGATGTCTATTACGATTGGATACAACAAAATGGGATTAAAAAGAGGTTGAGGGGGTTTAGATCGGGGTTAAATCACACTTAg
- the LOC111418175 gene encoding keratin-associated protein 16-1-like, whose protein sequence is MSCCGRCGREVHCSDQKIALGKAWHTFCFSCYKCRKLLDKCSVYTLQGELFCCACYQACICNPCFIQELQCRQTCCGPCKPCLPCCVPWTPPCKPCNPCEPCRPCNPCDPCKPCNPCDPCKPCNPCDPCKPCNPCDPCNPCKPCKPCKPCNPCNPCNPCNPCNPCDPCNPCNPCDPCNPCNPCNPCNPCNPCNPCNPCKPCNPCNPCCAPTCIRIVPCSPKAPYRKRCGTSCGPCRPCNPCDPCNPCTSPVPCVPCRNPCCSCCGKKICEYLCPTDNYCLRRSCPPPKCAPKTLCLALKRSLSSYSSSLSSASLSSTKSSRLLVTISQVTMPRCRSCSPKIHCGPPPVVPPGCCPQQPGSTCAAPSPRETTNYYNRHHDKIIEDGCKGSCYCPENCCCPHKGIRGRFACPTSCDPCAKVDCCPGKCCGGPRRGCCPSPPRCCPPAKCCPPPCSPCSTPYCPPTRRPICYPPVKCCEPNPCERICYYPCQPPCAPKYCTCGTPNPCDCDLNIKRRQVEVDRAPCCRRCGRKVYAAEKIMASGGAFHTCCFSCYCCHKPLEVTSVYENQGEIYCKHCYSKYFGLTGYGYGMTLQSPL, encoded by the exons ATGAGTTGTTGTGGCCGTTGTGGCAGAGAGGTTCATTGTTCCGACCAAAAAATCGCCCTGGGAAAAGCCTGGCACACATTCTGTTTCAGTTGCT ATAAGTGCAGAAAATTATTGGATAAGTGTAGTGTGTACACGTTACAAGGAGAGCTATTCTGTTGCGCTTGCTACCAAGCGTGCATCTGCAATCCGTGCTTCATTCAAGAGTTGCAGTGCAGACAAACGTGTTGTGGCCCTTGCAAACCCTGCTTGCCTTGTTGCGTACCTTGGACGCCCCCTTGCAAACCTTGCAATCCTTGCGAACCTTGCAGACCTTGCAATCCTTGTGATCCCTGCAAACCTTGTAACCCTTGTGATCCCTGCAAACCTTGTAACCCTTGTGATCCCTGCAAACCTTGTAACCCTTGCGATCCTTGTAATCCCTGCAAACCTTGCAAGCCTTGTAAACCTTGCAATCCTTGCAATCCTTGTAATCCCTGTAATCCTTGTAATCCCTGTGATCCTTGTAATCCTTGTAATCCTTGTGACCCTTGTAATCCTTGCAATCCTTGTAATCCTTGTAATCCTTGTAATCCTTGCAATCCTTGTAACCCTTGTAAACCGTGTAATCCGTGTAATCCTTGTTGCGCTCCAACTTGCATTAGAATCGTTCCTTGCAGTCCAAAAGCACCTTATCGAAAACGTTGCGGAACATCTTGCGGACCTTGCCGCCCTTGCAATCCGTGCGATCCTTGTAACCCTTGTACGAGTCCGGTTCCTTGCGTGCCTTGCAGAAATCCTTGTTGCAGCTGTTGCGGGAAAAAAATTTGCGAATATCTCTGTCCGACCGATAATTACTGCTTAAGAAGATCCTGCCCGCCACCGAAGTGTGCCCCGAAAACACTTTGCCTG GCGTTGAAACGATCATTATCTTCGTATTCGAGCTCGTTATCTTCGGCGTCTTTATCGTCGACCAAGTCTTCGAGATTGTTGGTTACGATTAGTCAGGTTACGATGCCTAGGTGCAGATCTTGCAGCCCGAAAATACATTGTGGGCCACCTCCGGTGGTTCCCCCTGGATGTTGTCCACAACAACCTGGGTCAACTTGCGCGGCGCCATCTCCAAGAGAAACTACGAATTATTATAATCGACATCatgataaaattattgaaga CGGCTGTAAAGGATCTTGTTATTGTCCAGAAAACTGTTGTTGTCCCCATAAAGGAATCCGAGGTAGATTCGCTTGCCCGACATCGTGCGATCCCTGCGCCAAAGTGGATTGTTGTCCGGGAAAGTGTTGCGGCGGCCCGCGGCGGGGTTGCTGTCCATCGCCACCGAGGTGTTGTCCCCCGGCGAAATGTTGTCCGCCGCCGTGTTCACCTTGCTCCACCCCTTATTGTCCCCCGACACGAAGACCGATTTGTTATCCACCGGTGAAATGTTGTGAGCCGAATCCGTGCGAAAGGATTTGTTATTACCCGTGCCAACCGCCGTGCGCCCCTAAATATTGCACGTGTGGTACCCCAAATCCCTGCGATTGCGATTTAAACATTAAACGGCGACAAGTCGAGGTTGATAGAGCACCGTGTTGCCGAAGATGTGGAAGGAAAGTTTACGCCGCGGAAAAGATTATGGCTTCCGGTGGAGCGTTTCATACGTGTTGCTTCTCGTGTTATTGCTGTCACAAGCCGCTTGAGGTGACTAGTGTCTATGAGAATCAAGGAGAAATTTATTGTAAAC ATTGTTACTCAAAATACTTCGGATTAACTGGTTACGGATATGGAATGACTCTTCAGTCGCCGTTGTAA
- the LOC111418185 gene encoding 26S proteasome non-ATPase regulatory subunit 13, whose amino-acid sequence MAAVVVQPNVSDYLSKKQKESAKDLASEWSQMEELHNKKLWHQLTLKLLEFVKSPSLQTGDNLIQLYNNFISTFENKINPLSLVEISAFIVEQFKDKKEAVAFLEKLQIKVKANSDAESLCKVLAGQIYLEKLNDLDATKKIIEEVEITLDNADGVTAVHGRYYLLASQYYRILGDHAQYYRTALRYLGCIELDTLTVEIQQQHAFYLGLAALLGEGVYNLGELLAHAVLETLKRTENAWLVDLLYAFNSGNINKFEAMRPQWSKIADLSAQELFLRQKISLLCLMEMTFKRPSHDRQLTFQEISMETKLPIQEIELLVMKALSQGLVKGAIDQVSSTVNMTWVQPRVLDRVQIASMVERLNEWCKHVGTMENLLEEKASEILTL is encoded by the exons atgGCGGCCGTTGTTGTTCAACCAAATGTAAGCGATTATTTATCGAAAAAGCAGAAAGAAAGTGCCAAAGATTTAGCGTCAGAATGGAGCCAAATGGAGGAATTACAtaacaaaaa gttatggcATCAACTCACTTTGAAACTTTTGGAGTTTGTGAAAAGTCCCTCTCTTCAAACGGGGGATAATCTAAttcaactttacaacaatttcatTTCAACCTTTGAGAATAA aATCAATCCGTTATCATTGGTCGAAATCTCCGCCTTCATAGTAGAACAATTCAAAGACAAAAAAGAGGCCGTAGCGTTCTTAGAAAAGCTCCAAATCAAAGTTAAAGCAAATTCCGATGCTGAAAGTTTGTGTAAAGTTCTCGCCGGTCAAATctatttggaaaaattaaatgatttagatgcaacaaaaaaaataatcgagGAAGTTGAAATTACCTTAGATAACGCCGATGGAGTTACAGCCGTTCACGGAAGATACTATTTATTAGCATCGCAATATTATCGAATTTTAGGGGATCACGCCCAATATTATCGAACAGCCCTCCGATACTTAGGTTGCATCGAATTGGATACATTAACTGTTGAAATTCAACAACAACACGCTTTTTATTTAGGGTTAGCAGCCCTTTTAGGCGAAGGAGTTTACAATCTAGGCGAGTTATTAGCCCATGCGGTACTCGAAACTTTAAAACGTACCGAAAACGCTTGGCTTGTCGATTTATTATACGCCTTTAATTCCGGAAACATAAACAAATTCGAAGCTATGCGCCCCCAATGGTCGAAAATAGCCGATTTGTCCGCGCAAGAATTATTTTTGCGCCAAAAAATATCGTTGTTGTGTTTGATGGAGATGACTTTTAAGAGACCCTCGCATGATCGCCAATTAACGTTTCAAGAGATTTCGATGGAAACAAAACTACCAATTCAAGAAATTGAGTTGTTGGTGATGAAGGCGTTGTCGCAGGGTTTGGTTAAAGGGGCGATTGATCAAGTTTCCAGCACTGTGAATATGACTTGGGTGCAACCAAGGGTTTTAGATCGCGTTCAAATTGCGAGTATGGTCGAACGGCTTAACGAGTGGTGTAAACATGTTGGTACGATGGAGAATTTATTGGAAGAGAAAGCTTCTGAGATACTTACGCTTTAA
- the LOC111418197 gene encoding dynein light chain 1, cytoplasmic isoform X1 — translation MSASVDATFTDSFRLKIRWSSRTNEHKMTDRKAVIKNADMSEDMQQDAVDCATQAIEKYNIEKDIAAYIKKEFDKKYNPTWHCIVGRNFGSYVTHETRHFIYFYLGQVAILLFKSG, via the exons ATGTCCGCGAGCGTGGATGCGACGTTCACGGACAGCTTTAGGTTAAAAATACGTTG gTCTTCGAGGACAAACGAACACAAAATGACGGACCGCAAAGCAGTTATTAAGAATGCCGATATGAGCGAAGATATGCAACAAGATGCTGTTGATTGTGCTACTCAAGCGATTGAGAAATATAACATAGAAAAA GATATTGCGGCGTACATAAAGAAAGAATTTGATAAGAAGTACAATCCGACATGGCATTGCATTGTGGGGCGTAATTTTGGGTCGTACGTAACCCACGAGACACGCCACTTTATCTATTTCTACCTGGGACAGGTGGCCATTTTGCTCTTTAAGAGCGGCTAA
- the LOC111418197 gene encoding dynein light chain 1, cytoplasmic isoform X2 codes for MTDRKAVIKNADMSEDMQQDAVDCATQAIEKYNIEKDIAAYIKKEFDKKYNPTWHCIVGRNFGSYVTHETRHFIYFYLGQVAILLFKSG; via the exons ATGACGGACCGCAAAGCAGTTATTAAGAATGCCGATATGAGCGAAGATATGCAACAAGATGCTGTTGATTGTGCTACTCAAGCGATTGAGAAATATAACATAGAAAAA GATATTGCGGCGTACATAAAGAAAGAATTTGATAAGAAGTACAATCCGACATGGCATTGCATTGTGGGGCGTAATTTTGGGTCGTACGTAACCCACGAGACACGCCACTTTATCTATTTCTACCTGGGACAGGTGGCCATTTTGCTCTTTAAGAGCGGCTAA